A DNA window from Gloeocapsa sp. PCC 73106 contains the following coding sequences:
- a CDS encoding O-antigen ligase translates to MLGTSLNTWRLVLLSLLLLPLIPSLGEVGLVIVLLLTLRGNYRSILSHRYNWAIALVSLGLIVSACFAANPQEAGLGLANLLPFLAILAVYPQLFSKLSQLRQVAWILVIPSGPVVLLGWLQLYLKLSIPYLLGWELIPEGNPTGRMASVFIYANILAIYLLIVFCLNLGLWLESYRSKSKELIWLSFNLILVLSGLILTSSRNAWAIACLIALIVAFYLGWRWLVWLAMGLVGIVLWASFGPAPGRQFWRRYVPSYIWARLSDEMYSDRPVETLRQTQWQFSWDLVLERPWLGWGLRNFTILYKEQMGVWLGHPHNLYLMLMAETGIPITLALAALVAWVLVQSILVLPYLSEGKIIFLSYLMAFTACILFNSLDVSLFDLRVNTITWILLAAIAGIVYHRQITV, encoded by the coding sequence ATGCTGGGAACTAGCTTAAATACTTGGCGCCTTGTTTTGCTATCTCTCCTTCTTTTACCCTTGATTCCCTCTTTGGGAGAAGTAGGGTTAGTAATAGTGCTCCTACTGACTCTCAGGGGAAATTACCGCAGTATCTTGAGTCATCGTTACAACTGGGCGATCGCTCTAGTTAGTCTGGGTTTAATAGTGAGCGCTTGTTTTGCTGCCAATCCACAGGAAGCTGGCTTGGGTTTAGCCAATTTATTACCATTTCTAGCTATTCTAGCAGTGTATCCTCAATTATTCTCTAAATTATCTCAGTTAAGACAAGTAGCTTGGATTCTAGTCATACCTTCGGGACCAGTTGTGCTACTCGGATGGCTACAATTATACTTGAAGTTAAGTATACCTTATTTACTGGGCTGGGAATTGATCCCCGAGGGAAATCCTACAGGAAGAATGGCTTCGGTATTTATCTACGCTAATATTTTGGCGATTTACCTACTGATAGTGTTTTGTCTCAATTTGGGTTTATGGCTAGAAAGCTATCGCAGCAAAAGCAAAGAATTAATCTGGTTGAGTTTTAATTTAATTCTGGTTTTATCGGGGTTGATCCTCACTAGCTCTCGCAACGCTTGGGCGATTGCTTGCCTCATCGCTTTAATCGTCGCTTTTTATTTAGGCTGGCGTTGGCTGGTATGGTTAGCCATGGGTTTAGTGGGGATCGTGTTGTGGGCGAGTTTTGGACCCGCTCCAGGACGTCAATTTTGGCGGCGCTACGTTCCGAGTTATATCTGGGCGCGTCTTTCCGATGAAATGTATAGCGATCGCCCTGTGGAGACTCTACGCCAAACTCAGTGGCAATTTAGCTGGGATTTAGTTTTAGAACGACCCTGGTTAGGTTGGGGTTTGAGAAACTTCACGATCCTCTATAAAGAACAAATGGGGGTTTGGTTAGGACATCCCCACAACTTATATCTCATGTTAATGGCGGAAACTGGTATACCGATAACTCTGGCTTTAGCTGCTTTAGTAGCTTGGGTTTTGGTTCAATCTATTTTAGTTTTACCTTATTTAAGTGAGGGGAAAATAATTTTCTTGAGCTATTTAATGGCTTTTACAGCTTGTATCCTGTTTAACTCTCTAGATGTTAGTTTATTCGATCTGCGCGTTAATACCATTACCTGGATACTCCTCGCTGCGATCGCGGGGATCGTTTACCATCGCCAAATTACTGTTTAG
- a CDS encoding YaaW family protein, producing MDELRKGLELATEEELQQLTRILFARGINPLDYWKNPLPLEVQSQDWEHWLDLLEKRFRYLAADALTVLKGRTHQVSYRQTLIQVCHYLKIAYSQSMSTIDIEAEIFLHLLSKAWYRLPVSEKKALSKKFNEDLETSGLAPDKNYDEFFKIILKGSSVWAVNSVLKPWILKQIAVQIPVKTAIESAKRGIIVTTARYAAVRSALTLIGPILWASLLTELGWKAIAVNYSRILPVIFTLAQIRLTRGECWELA from the coding sequence TTGGATGAATTGAGAAAGGGACTAGAGTTAGCTACAGAAGAAGAGTTACAACAACTAACTCGGATTTTGTTCGCTCGTGGGATTAATCCTCTAGACTATTGGAAAAATCCCTTACCTCTGGAAGTCCAAAGTCAAGACTGGGAACATTGGTTAGACTTACTAGAGAAACGTTTTCGCTATTTAGCCGCTGACGCTTTAACCGTACTTAAAGGTCGTACACACCAAGTAAGTTATCGTCAAACCTTGATTCAAGTCTGTCACTATCTCAAGATAGCTTATAGCCAAAGTATGTCCACGATTGATATAGAAGCGGAAATATTTTTGCACTTACTGAGTAAAGCTTGGTATCGTTTACCAGTATCAGAAAAAAAGGCTTTGAGTAAAAAATTTAACGAAGATTTAGAAACATCTGGATTGGCGCCGGATAAAAATTATGACGAGTTTTTTAAAATAATCCTAAAAGGTAGCAGCGTCTGGGCGGTTAACTCCGTACTTAAACCATGGATTCTCAAACAAATTGCGGTACAGATCCCCGTAAAAACAGCTATAGAATCGGCTAAAAGGGGCATAATAGTCACTACGGCTCGTTATGCTGCAGTTAGATCGGCTTTGACCTTGATTGGTCCTATTCTTTGGGCTAGTTTGCTCACAGAACTGGGTTGGAAGGCGATCGCTGTCAATTATTCCCGTATCCTACCGGTAATTTTTACCTTAGCTCAAATCCGTCTCACTCGTGGTGAATGCTGGGAACTAGCTTAA